In Streptomyces nojiriensis, one genomic interval encodes:
- a CDS encoding SDR family NAD(P)-dependent oxidoreductase, which yields MTVTEDSQDYGHDSGPAYGPGIDPDRLALCLSVLDELDKLDVDHPDAITVRRATAGLYRTVKQRRRQERRAAKTANDKAVTEATATGSAERIDDETEGILPSSVTEAGRIAGILQRPRSCYVCKTRYVEVDYFYHQLCPGCAAENRTRREARADLTGKRALLTGGRAKIGMYIALRLLRDGAHTTITTRFPKDAIRRFKAMEDSADWMHRLEVVGIDLRDPAQSVALADQVAAAGPLDILINNATQTVRRLPSAYAALVEGEAAPLPAGELPAHHVIGAFNSGAVDGLAALPVGVSGLEAQKVADLALVAGNASLERHLAGTAIDAGGLLPDVVESNTWVQTIDQISPVELLETQLCNYTSPFILISALRPAMADAARKAANGRAYIVNVSAMEGVFSRGYKGAGHPNTNAAKAAMNMVTRTSGQEMFQTDRILMTSVDTGWITDERPHFDKLRLAEEGFHAPLDLVDGAARVYDPIVRGEAGEDLFGVFLKDYAPANW from the coding sequence ATGACGGTGACCGAAGACAGCCAGGACTACGGCCACGACTCCGGGCCCGCCTACGGGCCCGGCATCGACCCCGACCGGCTGGCCCTCTGCCTCAGCGTGCTCGACGAGCTGGACAAGCTCGACGTCGACCACCCCGACGCGATCACCGTACGCCGCGCCACCGCCGGCCTCTACCGGACGGTCAAGCAGCGCCGCCGCCAAGAGCGCCGCGCCGCCAAGACCGCCAACGACAAGGCCGTCACCGAGGCCACCGCCACCGGCTCCGCCGAGCGCATCGACGACGAGACCGAGGGCATCCTGCCCTCCTCGGTCACGGAGGCCGGCCGGATCGCCGGGATACTCCAGCGCCCGCGCTCCTGCTACGTCTGCAAGACGCGGTACGTCGAGGTCGACTACTTCTACCACCAGCTCTGCCCGGGGTGCGCCGCCGAGAACCGGACCAGGCGGGAGGCCCGCGCCGACCTGACCGGCAAGCGCGCGCTGCTCACCGGCGGCCGGGCCAAGATCGGCATGTACATCGCGCTGCGGCTGCTGCGCGACGGCGCCCACACCACGATCACCACGCGCTTCCCCAAGGACGCCATCCGCCGCTTCAAGGCGATGGAGGACTCCGCGGACTGGATGCACCGCCTGGAGGTCGTCGGCATCGACCTGCGCGACCCGGCCCAGTCGGTGGCCCTCGCCGACCAGGTGGCCGCGGCCGGTCCGCTCGACATCCTGATCAACAACGCGACGCAGACCGTGCGCCGCCTGCCCAGCGCCTACGCGGCGCTCGTCGAGGGGGAGGCCGCCCCGCTGCCCGCCGGTGAGCTCCCCGCCCACCACGTCATCGGCGCCTTCAACTCCGGCGCGGTCGACGGCCTGGCGGCGCTGCCCGTCGGGGTGAGCGGGCTCGAGGCGCAGAAGGTCGCCGACCTCGCCCTGGTCGCGGGCAACGCCAGCCTGGAGCGGCACCTCGCCGGCACGGCCATCGACGCGGGCGGCCTGCTCCCCGACGTCGTCGAGAGCAACACCTGGGTGCAGACCATCGACCAGATCTCCCCGGTGGAGCTGCTCGAGACCCAGCTGTGCAACTACACGTCGCCGTTCATCCTGATCAGCGCACTTCGGCCGGCCATGGCGGACGCCGCCCGGAAGGCGGCCAACGGGCGGGCGTACATCGTCAACGTCTCGGCCATGGAGGGCGTCTTCAGCCGCGGCTACAAGGGTGCGGGGCACCCGAACACCAATGCCGCCAAGGCCGCGATGAACATGGTGACGCGGACCAGCGGCCAGGAGATGTTCCAGACCGACCGCATCCTGATGACCTCGGTCGACACCGGCTGGATCACCGACGAGCGTCCGCACTTCGACAAGCTGCGCCTCGCCGAGGAGGGCTTCCACGCCCCGCTCGACCTGGTCGACGGCGCGGCCCGGGTCTACGACCCGATCGTCCGCGGCGAGGCCGGCGAGGACCTGTTCGGCGTCTTCCTGAAGGACTACGCCCCGGCGAACTGGTAA
- a CDS encoding NAD-dependent epimerase/dehydratase family protein → MKLLMLGGTEFVGRAITEDALTRGWEVTVFHRGHHTPPPGTSALHGDRTAPGGLAALTAGEWDLVVDTWGGAPTAVRDSSRLLRDRAGRYAYISSRSVYAYPAPAGLAEDGALVAGSPDAGPTAYAEDKRGGELAVLDAFGDRALMVRAGLILGPYENVGRLPWWLDRTARGGPVLAPGPRELPIQYIDVRDLAHWTLDAAAAGRSGAYNLVSPSGHATMGGLLDACAATTGAGAELRWTDPARLLDAGVQPWTELPVWVPEGEAYDHMHRGDVSKALAAGLTCRPVEETVADTWAWLRTLGGVAPQRPDVPAKGISAEREAALLGL, encoded by the coding sequence ATGAAACTGCTGATGCTGGGTGGTACCGAATTCGTCGGACGCGCGATCACCGAGGACGCCCTGACCCGGGGCTGGGAGGTGACCGTCTTCCACCGGGGGCACCACACGCCCCCGCCGGGCACCTCCGCCCTCCACGGGGACCGCACGGCCCCCGGCGGGCTGGCCGCCCTCACCGCCGGCGAGTGGGACCTGGTCGTCGACACCTGGGGCGGCGCCCCCACCGCGGTCCGCGACAGCAGCCGCCTGCTGCGCGACCGGGCCGGGCGGTACGCGTACATCTCCAGCCGCTCGGTGTACGCCTATCCCGCCCCGGCCGGCCTCGCCGAGGACGGCGCCCTGGTCGCGGGCTCGCCGGACGCCGGGCCGACCGCCTACGCCGAGGACAAGCGGGGCGGCGAACTCGCCGTCCTGGACGCGTTCGGGGACCGCGCCCTGATGGTGCGCGCCGGGCTGATCCTCGGCCCGTACGAGAACGTCGGCCGGCTGCCGTGGTGGCTGGACCGCACCGCACGCGGCGGCCCGGTGCTCGCTCCGGGTCCGCGGGAGCTCCCGATCCAGTACATCGACGTACGCGACCTCGCGCACTGGACCCTGGACGCCGCCGCGGCGGGGCGCTCGGGCGCCTACAACCTGGTCTCCCCGTCCGGGCACGCCACGATGGGCGGACTCCTCGACGCCTGCGCCGCCACCACCGGGGCCGGCGCCGAACTGCGCTGGACCGACCCGGCCCGGCTCCTGGACGCGGGCGTGCAGCCCTGGACCGAGCTCCCGGTCTGGGTCCCCGAGGGCGAGGCCTACGACCACATGCACCGCGGGGACGTCTCCAAGGCGCTGGCGGCCGGGCTGACGTGCCGGCCGGTCGAGGAGACCGTGGCCGACACCTGGGCCTGGCTGCGCACGCTCGGCGGAGTCGCGCCGCAGCGCCCCGACGTGCCGGCCAAGGGCATCTCGGCGGAGCGGGAGGCCGCGCTACTCGGGCTCTGA
- a CDS encoding lipase maturation factor family protein, translating into MDWFTAPGYWLARLVFQRALAGVYLVAFLGAALQFRALIGAHGMTPVPRYVRYVPFRRAPSLFQLRYSDRLFAGCAWGGAALAAALAAGAGDEVPLGAAMATWAVLWLLYLSIVNVGQTWYSFGWESLLLEVGFLAVFLGNARAGPPVLVLWLLRWVLFRVEFGAGLIKIRGDPCWRKLTCLYFHHETQPMAGPLSWFFHHLPKPLHRVECAANHVTQLIVPVLLFTPQPVASYAAGIIIATQLWLVLSGNFAWLNWLTITLAVSAVDFTGLAGAPPAAASHTGPVWFVVLVCAVTVLVLYLSRHPVLNMVSRRQVMNRSFDALHLVNTYGAFGSVGRVRMEVAVEGTADRMPRADGDWREYGFKGKPGEPGRLPRQFAPYHLRLDWLMWFAAISPDYARDWFGPFVERLLAGDRDTLRLLRDNPFPDAPPVHVRALLYRYRFTTWRELRETGAWWHRTLVREYLPPTRLADARRSEPE; encoded by the coding sequence ATGGACTGGTTCACGGCGCCCGGATACTGGCTCGCCCGGCTGGTCTTCCAGCGGGCCCTGGCCGGGGTCTACCTCGTCGCCTTCCTCGGGGCCGCCCTGCAGTTCCGGGCCCTGATCGGGGCGCACGGCATGACGCCCGTACCGCGCTACGTACGGTACGTGCCCTTCCGGCGCGCCCCGAGCCTCTTCCAACTGCGCTACTCCGACCGCCTCTTCGCGGGCTGCGCCTGGGGCGGCGCGGCGCTGGCCGCGGCGCTGGCCGCCGGGGCCGGGGACGAGGTGCCGCTGGGCGCGGCCATGGCCACGTGGGCCGTGCTGTGGCTGCTCTACCTCTCGATCGTGAACGTGGGGCAGACCTGGTACTCCTTCGGCTGGGAGTCGCTGCTGCTGGAGGTGGGCTTCCTCGCCGTGTTCCTCGGCAACGCGCGGGCCGGTCCGCCCGTACTGGTGCTGTGGCTGCTGCGCTGGGTGCTCTTCCGCGTGGAATTCGGGGCCGGGCTGATCAAGATCCGCGGGGACCCCTGCTGGCGCAAGCTGACCTGCCTGTACTTCCACCACGAGACGCAGCCGATGGCCGGGCCGCTGAGCTGGTTCTTCCACCATCTGCCGAAACCGCTGCACCGGGTGGAGTGCGCGGCCAACCACGTGACCCAACTGATCGTCCCGGTACTGCTGTTCACCCCGCAGCCGGTGGCCTCGTACGCCGCCGGGATCATCATCGCGACGCAGCTGTGGCTGGTGCTCTCGGGCAATTTCGCCTGGCTGAACTGGCTGACGATCACGCTGGCCGTCTCGGCCGTGGACTTCACCGGGCTCGCGGGCGCTCCCCCGGCGGCCGCCTCGCACACGGGTCCCGTGTGGTTCGTGGTCCTGGTGTGCGCGGTGACCGTACTCGTCCTGTACCTCAGCCGGCACCCGGTGCTCAACATGGTCTCGCGCCGCCAGGTGATGAACCGCTCCTTCGACGCGCTGCACCTGGTCAACACCTACGGGGCCTTCGGCTCGGTCGGCCGGGTCCGGATGGAGGTGGCGGTGGAGGGCACCGCGGACCGGATGCCGCGCGCCGACGGGGACTGGCGCGAGTACGGCTTCAAGGGCAAGCCGGGGGAACCGGGCCGCCTTCCGCGCCAGTTCGCCCCGTACCACCTGCGGCTGGACTGGCTGATGTGGTTCGCCGCGATCTCCCCCGACTACGCGCGGGACTGGTTCGGGCCGTTCGTGGAGCGGCTGCTGGCGGGCGACCGGGACACGCTGCGGCTGCTGCGCGACAACCCGTTCCCGGACGCCCCGCCCGTCCATGTCCGCGCCCTGCTGTACCGCTACCGGTTCACCACCTGGCGGGAGCTGCGCGAGACGGGCGCCTGGTGGCACCGCACGCTCGTGCGCGAGTACCTTCCGCCGACCCGCCTCGCCGACGCGCGCCGCTCAGAGCCCGAGTAG
- a CDS encoding DUF1990 family protein, with protein MTRLISAGRDTVSYPDRGATAHRPLPAGYNHLGHRTRLGHGRAVFEAAGTAITTFEAHRTSGMRVRADAGAVRPGSRVIVGIGLGPLRIEAPCEVIWTAYEPARIGFAYGTLAGHPECGEESFIVDMDPDGTVWFTVTAFSRPNAWYTRLAGPVVPFLQLSYARLLGHHLRKLAATG; from the coding sequence ATGACCCGCCTCATCAGCGCCGGCCGGGACACCGTCAGCTACCCCGACCGGGGCGCGACGGCCCACCGGCCACTACCCGCCGGATACAACCACCTGGGCCACCGCACCCGCCTCGGGCACGGCCGGGCCGTCTTCGAGGCCGCCGGAACCGCGATCACCACCTTCGAGGCCCACCGGACCTCGGGCATGCGCGTGCGGGCCGACGCCGGCGCGGTCCGGCCCGGCAGCCGGGTGATCGTCGGGATCGGCCTCGGGCCGCTGCGGATCGAGGCTCCGTGCGAGGTGATCTGGACCGCGTACGAGCCCGCCCGCATCGGTTTCGCCTACGGAACCCTGGCCGGGCACCCCGAGTGCGGGGAGGAGTCCTTCATCGTGGACATGGACCCGGACGGCACGGTGTGGTTCACGGTCACCGCCTTCAGCCGCCCGAACGCCTGGTACACCCGCCTCGCCGGCCCGGTGGTCCCCTTCCTCCAGCTGTCCTACGCCCGCCTGCTCGGCCACCACCTGCGCAAGCTGGCAGCCACCGGCTGA
- a CDS encoding YndJ family protein has translation MTALVNVIVTLGMLYVVPAGLRLIDPARLLRTARLWPLAAAPGALCLWLPRGLPATALAALYAAACLALAARAPVLLPRTRSLTPPAIAVATALVSPSIAATALVAERAGYRLFGFDLDILALTVPHFHFAGFTAALVAGLVCRAVGGRAGTGGLARWAAYSVPAGTLLVLLGYFVDDWAELLGAVVLTGGMWAVALPTWREVRPAGADRTTRTLLATSAAVLVATMLLALWWAVGEATGITHPTLTWMAATHGLGNALGFALCSVLAWRRLAADTRLADRPDHRPRTIATTDRVETSP, from the coding sequence GTGACGGCACTGGTGAACGTGATCGTCACCCTGGGCATGCTCTACGTCGTCCCGGCCGGCCTGCGGCTCATCGACCCGGCCCGGCTCCTGCGCACGGCCCGCCTCTGGCCGCTCGCCGCCGCACCCGGAGCCCTGTGCCTGTGGCTGCCCCGCGGACTGCCCGCCACCGCGCTCGCCGCGCTGTACGCGGCGGCCTGCCTGGCGCTCGCCGCCCGGGCCCCGGTCCTGCTGCCGAGGACCCGCTCCCTGACCCCGCCCGCGATCGCCGTCGCCACCGCGCTGGTCTCGCCGTCGATCGCCGCCACCGCGCTGGTCGCCGAGCGTGCCGGGTACCGGCTCTTCGGTTTCGACCTCGACATCCTGGCGCTGACGGTGCCCCACTTCCACTTCGCCGGGTTCACCGCCGCCCTGGTCGCCGGGCTGGTGTGCCGCGCCGTGGGCGGCCGCGCCGGAACCGGCGGCCTCGCGCGCTGGGCCGCGTACAGCGTCCCGGCGGGCACCCTGCTCGTCCTCCTCGGCTACTTCGTCGACGACTGGGCCGAACTGCTGGGCGCGGTGGTCCTGACCGGCGGGATGTGGGCCGTGGCCCTGCCCACCTGGCGGGAGGTCCGGCCCGCCGGCGCGGACCGGACCACACGGACCCTGCTCGCCACCTCGGCGGCCGTGCTCGTGGCCACCATGCTGCTCGCCCTGTGGTGGGCGGTGGGCGAGGCCACCGGGATCACCCACCCCACGCTGACCTGGATGGCCGCCACCCACGGCCTCGGCAACGCCCTCGGATTCGCCCTGTGCTCGGTGCTCGCCTGGCGCCGGCTGGCCGCCGACACCCGCCTCGCCGACCGCCCGGACCACCGGCCACGCACCATTGCCACCACCGACCGAGTGGAGACCTCGCCATGA
- a CDS encoding DUF6777 domain-containing protein: MNGPSLPTPRQASRRHAPAGAALFALLGLLAAACGSPEQPAGAPGAESQEVYLQPVASVGPDPFTASSATAESAPVQPPLPNPTGQGIRTVNAATPGLYGGTQRLGSCDVEQQVRFLTEDKAKAQAFAEASNIEVGKIPEFLRGLTPVVLRADTRVTNHAFRDGAADGFQSVLQAGTAVLVDEHGMPRVRCGCGNPLASPRTAKGSPVHKGDPWSGYQANQVVVIEPTAHVINNLVIVNIADNTWIERKRGDDGAQDRVPKAPPPYDASAGIPDGPVTPQGSASGDPCPPDQASPASPNAPTAPAPGATDCPQGSQSSAGGNLPRNPGKPSNPSTRPLNPEQPQRPQQPPSGNPSDPLAGLPPLDPGELGLLPLDPDGSGPLPADPAAPVDPHNPDIPSDPYAPYNPADPNAVPDPDLQPQPSDGGLPLESA; this comes from the coding sequence GTGAACGGACCGTCACTTCCGACACCACGTCAGGCATCGAGGCGTCATGCACCCGCCGGAGCCGCCCTCTTCGCCCTCCTCGGCCTCCTCGCAGCGGCGTGCGGCAGCCCGGAGCAGCCGGCGGGCGCCCCCGGAGCCGAGAGCCAGGAGGTCTACCTCCAGCCCGTGGCCTCCGTCGGCCCCGACCCCTTCACCGCCTCCTCGGCCACCGCCGAGTCCGCCCCCGTACAGCCCCCGCTGCCCAACCCGACCGGCCAGGGCATCCGCACCGTCAACGCGGCCACCCCCGGCCTGTACGGAGGTACCCAGCGGCTCGGCAGCTGCGACGTGGAACAGCAGGTCCGCTTCCTGACCGAGGACAAGGCCAAGGCCCAGGCCTTCGCCGAGGCGTCGAACATCGAGGTGGGGAAGATCCCCGAATTCCTGCGCGGCCTGACCCCCGTCGTCCTGCGCGCCGACACCCGCGTCACCAACCACGCCTTCCGCGACGGCGCCGCCGACGGCTTCCAGTCCGTCCTGCAGGCCGGCACCGCCGTCCTCGTGGACGAGCACGGCATGCCCCGGGTCCGCTGCGGCTGCGGAAACCCGCTGGCCTCCCCGCGCACCGCCAAGGGATCCCCGGTGCACAAGGGCGATCCGTGGAGCGGTTACCAGGCCAACCAGGTCGTCGTCATCGAACCGACGGCCCACGTGATCAACAACCTGGTGATCGTCAACATCGCCGACAACACCTGGATCGAGCGCAAGCGGGGCGACGACGGCGCACAGGACCGGGTCCCGAAGGCGCCGCCCCCGTACGACGCGTCCGCCGGCATCCCGGACGGGCCCGTCACCCCGCAGGGGTCCGCGTCCGGCGACCCCTGCCCGCCGGACCAGGCCTCACCGGCCTCGCCGAACGCTCCCACCGCTCCGGCGCCGGGGGCAACGGACTGCCCGCAGGGCTCGCAGAGCTCAGCCGGCGGGAACCTGCCGCGGAACCCGGGCAAGCCGTCGAACCCCTCCACCCGGCCGCTGAACCCGGAGCAGCCGCAGCGGCCCCAGCAGCCGCCGTCCGGCAATCCCTCGGACCCCTTGGCCGGCCTGCCGCCGCTGGACCCCGGTGAGCTGGGGCTGCTTCCCCTGGACCCCGACGGATCGGGCCCGCTGCCCGCCGACCCCGCCGCCCCCGTCGATCCGCACAACCCGGACATCCCGTCCGACCCGTACGCCCCTTACAACCCGGCCGACCCCAACGCCGTCCCGGACCCGGACCTGCAGCCGCAGCCCTCGGACGGAGGCCTTCCGCTGGAGAGCGCCTGA
- a CDS encoding SpoIIE family protein phosphatase, translating into MCHGGSVPTTVSLPDDWPAHPDRSLSLNRMGSFDWDLITGLMHMDEAALDVFDTTPDEYDGRPESLNPRVPATEGARLDALVSSALKSGEDSYGAYFRIRCHDGRLRWTHTQGRVMRGQDGRAYRIIGIVRDATDELSHSAERLGLDEERRRQTSVVESTTAALAHARTVQDVIDVIGDAHGLERLGSMGMVMGLVEAGRIHLVAEGPEDSFVPGTRYTRIDEQYPMSEVVRSLEPRFLDSAQEFARDYPGLWAKISYMRISAAAYLPLIAQARPIGAIGLLYQDKDGFTQEERNLLVALGSSIAQSLQRAMLLEQEHDLAEGLQQAMLPRRIPSVAGGEIAVRYRSARMGQDIGGDWYDVIPLPGGRVGAVIGDVQGHDTHAAAVMGQLRIVLRAYAAEGHSPGTVMARASVFLHELDTDRFATCTYVEADLSTGVLQVVRAGHIDPLLRTRDGDCHRLPVSGGMPLGLSAEFGRLEYPVTTVELDPGETVLLCTDGLVEQPGADLDDGIQLLTGHIRRGPADLQLLADLLCEIVDERGGDDDMALLLLRRHVVAAQEGGGRLQQHVAPGDPEALVAARHMIGAAVRSWGARERADEIELVADELIVNALMHTDGPAIVTLRVLAGPQRRLRVEVEDRSSALPRRREAGESGVSGRGLMLVDRLADVWGVEPRGGGKCVWCEFVMG; encoded by the coding sequence GTGTGTCATGGTGGATCGGTGCCGACCACCGTATCGCTGCCGGACGACTGGCCCGCACACCCGGACCGGTCGCTCTCGCTGAACCGCATGGGCAGTTTCGACTGGGACCTGATCACCGGTCTCATGCACATGGACGAAGCCGCCCTCGACGTCTTCGACACGACTCCCGACGAGTACGACGGCCGGCCGGAGTCGCTCAACCCGCGCGTTCCCGCCACCGAGGGCGCCCGGCTCGACGCCCTCGTCTCCTCCGCCCTCAAGAGCGGCGAGGACAGCTACGGCGCCTACTTCCGCATCCGCTGCCACGACGGGCGGCTGCGCTGGACACACACCCAGGGCCGTGTCATGCGCGGCCAGGACGGCCGCGCGTACCGGATCATCGGCATCGTCCGGGACGCCACCGACGAGCTCAGCCACTCGGCGGAGCGGCTCGGCCTGGACGAGGAACGGCGCCGGCAGACCTCGGTGGTCGAGTCCACCACCGCCGCCCTCGCGCACGCCCGGACCGTGCAGGACGTCATCGACGTCATCGGCGACGCCCACGGACTGGAACGGCTCGGCTCGATGGGCATGGTGATGGGCCTCGTCGAAGCCGGCCGGATCCACCTGGTCGCCGAGGGCCCGGAGGACAGCTTCGTCCCCGGCACCCGCTACACCCGCATCGACGAGCAGTACCCGATGAGCGAGGTCGTCCGCTCGCTGGAACCGCGCTTCCTGGACTCGGCGCAGGAATTCGCCCGGGACTACCCCGGGCTCTGGGCGAAGATCTCGTACATGCGGATCTCGGCCGCCGCCTACCTGCCGCTCATCGCCCAGGCCCGCCCGATCGGCGCGATCGGACTGCTCTACCAGGACAAGGACGGCTTCACCCAGGAGGAGCGCAACCTGCTCGTCGCCCTGGGCAGCAGCATCGCGCAGAGCCTCCAGCGGGCCATGCTGCTGGAGCAGGAGCACGACCTGGCCGAGGGCCTCCAGCAGGCCATGCTGCCGCGGCGGATCCCCTCGGTGGCGGGTGGGGAGATCGCCGTACGCTACCGGTCCGCCCGGATGGGCCAGGACATCGGCGGCGACTGGTACGACGTCATCCCGCTGCCCGGCGGCCGGGTCGGCGCCGTCATCGGCGACGTCCAGGGCCACGACACGCACGCGGCGGCCGTCATGGGCCAGCTGCGGATCGTGCTGCGCGCGTACGCCGCCGAGGGGCACTCGCCCGGCACGGTCATGGCCCGGGCCTCGGTCTTCCTGCACGAGCTGGACACCGACCGGTTCGCGACCTGCACGTACGTGGAGGCCGACCTCTCGACGGGCGTCCTCCAGGTGGTCCGGGCGGGCCACATCGACCCGCTGCTGCGCACCCGCGACGGGGACTGCCACCGGCTCCCGGTATCGGGCGGGATGCCGCTCGGCCTCTCGGCGGAGTTCGGCCGCCTGGAGTACCCGGTGACCACGGTGGAGCTGGACCCGGGGGAAACGGTCCTGCTGTGCACCGACGGCCTGGTGGAACAGCCCGGCGCCGACCTCGACGACGGAATCCAGCTCCTGACCGGCCACATCCGCCGCGGACCGGCGGACCTGCAGCTCTTGGCGGACCTGCTGTGCGAGATCGTCGACGAACGGGGCGGGGACGACGACATGGCGCTGCTCCTGCTGCGCCGCCACGTGGTGGCCGCCCAGGAGGGCGGCGGCCGCCTCCAGCAGCACGTGGCACCGGGGGACCCGGAAGCCCTGGTGGCGGCCCGGCACATGATCGGCGCGGCGGTGCGGTCGTGGGGCGCACGGGAACGGGCCGACGAGATCGAACTGGTCGCGGACGAGCTGATCGTGAACGCCCTGATGCACACGGACGGCCCGGCGATCGTGACCCTACGGGTCCTGGCGGGCCCCCAGCGCCGGCTCCGGGTGGAGGTGGAGGACCGCTCCAGCGCACTGCCGCGCCGCCGCGAGGCGGGGGAGTCGGGCGTCTCGGGACGGGGCCTGATGCTGGTGGACCGCCTGGCGGACGTCTGGGGCGTGGAACCGCGGGGCGGCGGCAAATGCGTATGGTGCGAGTTCGTGATGGGCTGA
- a CDS encoding class I SAM-dependent methyltransferase, which yields MSEPTRAITAYWDAAAAAFDDEPDHGLRQEHTRAAWARLLSSWLPAGPAGVLDVGCGTGSLSLLLAEAGHRVTGVDLAPRMVERAEAKLAAAGLTGRFLVGDAADPPTGQERFDVLLCRHLLWTLPDPGAALRAWVARLVPGGRLVLVEGRWREAGESGVPYVAGAESLPWHGGITAGELAAAVRPLVSGLRIEPLSGDAELWGGPVTDERYALIARI from the coding sequence ATGTCAGAACCGACCCGCGCCATCACCGCGTACTGGGACGCCGCTGCGGCCGCGTTCGACGACGAACCCGATCACGGCCTGCGGCAGGAGCACACCCGCGCCGCGTGGGCCCGGCTGCTGAGCTCCTGGCTGCCCGCCGGTCCGGCCGGCGTCCTCGACGTCGGCTGCGGTACCGGGTCGCTGTCCCTGCTGCTGGCCGAGGCCGGGCACCGGGTGACCGGAGTGGACCTCGCGCCCCGGATGGTGGAGCGGGCCGAGGCCAAACTCGCCGCCGCGGGACTGACGGGACGCTTCCTCGTCGGCGACGCCGCCGATCCGCCGACCGGGCAGGAGCGGTTCGACGTCCTGCTCTGCCGGCACCTGCTGTGGACCCTGCCCGATCCCGGGGCGGCACTCCGCGCGTGGGTGGCGCGGCTCGTCCCGGGAGGGCGGCTCGTACTGGTCGAGGGGCGCTGGCGGGAAGCCGGCGAGAGCGGCGTGCCCTATGTCGCCGGAGCCGAATCGCTCCCCTGGCACGGCGGGATCACAGCGGGGGAGCTGGCCGCAGCGGTCCGGCCCCTGGTGTCCGGCCTGCGGATCGAACCGCTCAGCGGCGACGCCGAGTTGTGGGGCGGACCGGTCACCGACGAGCGGTACGCACTGATCGCCCGGATCTGA
- a CDS encoding Fpg/Nei family DNA glycosylase: MPELPEVEALREYLDEHLTGRVVERVLPLAVSVLKTYDPPPAALEGQPAGTPARYGKFLALPVGELHLVTHLARAGWLRWQDTLPAQPPRPGKGPLALRVSLVGGGGFDLTEAGTQKRLAVYVVRDPQEVPGIARLGPDPLAEGFDRDAFAALLAGERRQIKGVLRDQSVIAGIGNAYSDEILHAARVSPFKLAASFTEEQVTQLYEAVRSTLGEAVGRAHGVSAGALKAEKKSGLRVHGRAGEPCPVCGDTVRSVSFADSSLEYCPTCQTGGKPLADRRLSRLLK, encoded by the coding sequence ATGCCGGAGCTGCCCGAGGTCGAGGCCCTGCGGGAGTACCTCGACGAGCACCTCACCGGGCGGGTGGTCGAGCGCGTCCTCCCGCTGGCCGTGAGCGTGCTCAAGACGTACGACCCACCGCCGGCCGCCCTCGAAGGGCAGCCGGCCGGCACCCCCGCCCGGTACGGCAAGTTCCTGGCCCTGCCGGTCGGCGAGCTCCACCTCGTCACGCACCTGGCCCGGGCCGGCTGGCTGCGCTGGCAGGACACCCTGCCCGCGCAGCCGCCGCGCCCCGGCAAGGGGCCGCTCGCCCTGCGCGTCTCCCTCGTGGGCGGCGGTGGCTTCGACCTCACCGAGGCCGGTACCCAAAAGCGCCTCGCCGTGTACGTGGTCCGCGACCCGCAGGAGGTGCCCGGCATCGCCCGCCTCGGCCCCGACCCGCTCGCCGAGGGCTTCGACCGGGACGCCTTCGCCGCGCTGCTCGCGGGGGAGCGGCGCCAGATCAAGGGCGTGCTGCGGGACCAGAGCGTGATCGCGGGAATCGGCAACGCCTACAGCGACGAGATCCTGCACGCGGCCAGGGTCTCGCCGTTCAAGCTCGCCGCCTCCTTCACCGAGGAGCAGGTCACCCAGCTCTACGAGGCCGTGCGGAGCACCCTGGGCGAGGCCGTCGGCCGGGCCCACGGGGTGTCCGCGGGAGCGCTCAAGGCCGAGAAGAAGAGCGGCCTGCGGGTGCACGGCCGGGCCGGTGAGCCGTGCCCCGTGTGCGGGGACACCGTGCGCTCGGTGTCCTTCGCCGACTCCTCCCTGGAGTACTGCCCCACCTGCCAGACCGGCGGGAAGCCGCTCGCGGACCGGCGGCTCTCACGCCTCCTCAAATAG